The Flavobacteriales bacterium genome has a window encoding:
- a CDS encoding FG-GAP-like repeat-containing protein yields MKRIYYTLLLLLSYLVTQAQFNLTPESELTVCQSSSVFQVKYINDGAASLTGVNLKIKLPQGIAYVASSVVEQTSLNVQEFNVTSDTALIFSVNDINVGDSVQFSIAYTANQDAIAFQNSGGIFRNGIDLFCNEDTLSTQSDSYNILYPVLSILSVTPKNQTIVSGTSSSRTINIINGGNGKTDRIYLTDVQNTGNLTVLGSNIGTISGDTIILSGADFSSIGNNDHFLDQNESISIVETFSGTSCSDVLNRTSFNVLWGCEGDQINSSTSYSNITIDFQTPSLKLVASESLNSCFGNGNASAQQLSVINTGSGLASNVAIDIYKSKGNGYNENIFSRIDENSLTYKVGANGQVINVTNAVNTVCNSAGDYSCLGNSPIGKVAFTLPDLLPDDTIYINWDSYSCCLQTCSNDAVKGWESDVSYSDVCGSQNYSKSLVGQNDNSQYVTFFTETPLELYANQTEDVTFLFSSYKNNLPVGPGANYTATFTLQEGITYEGINLALNGASLAATSVNYNTNDNIVTAIFPANTGFNFNKSEMTLSISGDCGSAGWKTIDMTLDYVPDTTCSPSCAIPMECNTQVSTYLYCPLGACASLNVLDFQIERTNFGAPDNNIDGLADGSGSLDFSKVKVNRAMVGDTIKATATAVIAATAATWDYANYTSSVDYGSSLSFIDATVTIYDASATTSHIVNGVTATTATSGNQRDFDFDLSVANLSGLNASLIGYQYATEDSIKVEMNYRVSSSVSGLIKETLFINEFYLSAVANPTSGQKESCIAKHGSITLIGYSWRNNSANNATVNSCTKNIVQNFGLSIGPLSSNYGGGNLFPYECRQWGFLKEAKVVIPTHYSVISSKIQQYRTRRTNYTTTQTINGIMPDAINGDTLYYDLEQYYNSGQLVVSDDGFHGKLTVEIAPACTSPKNVYENIYWTFNYEETAAINGVETGYISASGPDRIRYSPPALEVSSEAPWQDANTRSVEWDYKVKNTSSAGADNAWVHINPPSNIVIDSIVNDNTSQTLTLQNDIYLIGSISGGATANLTIYGTYSNCDTVLMTVYSGFECTGYPTDFASFTCGYESMVLYVEPKQSAFQTRLTSELLEDPCSKQVNLTVDVTSVKIAHMYDMTIEVISSDTTKIIVLDDSSQFQYNISNSYNTIGDPTFSNGIYEYAINDYEASFQSDGIPGILDVSNNRYRLRTALKLGEQFLQGDYVQIRINGKNACTESVPTVNLAYDPNSKFQKDNTAGLHLDIGNSWSASWGDYDNDGYDDLFVPVNDITEPNILYHNNGDGTFSKVTTGAIVTDLGTSISGTWGDYDNDGNLDLFVTNNVNSTNKLYHNNGDGTFTSIQNNPVVDEGIYSHSAAWADYNQDGNLDLVVSDFHSTHFNYLFKGDGQGGFTPDASSVVAQSATSAVGVAWGDMDNDGDLDLFIANTNGENNQLFKNETGVFTEILTGAVVTDGGNSVGGAWGDYDNDGDLDLYVTNSSIIEPNFFYENNGDGTFLKITNSIVVTNISNSHGASWIDFDNDADLDLIVANNQGNKNYLFANNGNKTFTKMNNAITEDENDSYGTAWSDFDNDGDYDLFVSNIDENANDFFINEKGSCTNHIGVKLVGCNSNRFGIGAMVKVKATINGSPVWQTKHVSTQTSAMGGQNSSTLLFGILDATAIDSLIILWPSGVVTNMLAPSINQIHTINEECGAKISGTVYHDANSNGVQDQGEKGIPNHNLMVTPGNFQVFTDENGYYQLYVDNGTYTINQSEHANWTQTTPANEEGYVVEVNQENETHYSNRDFGNNAVCTSPDLTMHLGTTAFRKGLTNMLNVVVNNEGAYDATDNITVALVMTDNVYILDNNWILSNENGGYRTYSLTFSGIDALSDTVFNLTDSVDVNAALEELVTIDATVSYSNTECSTENNAYSMTDGVVGSLDPNDKMVFVMNKGIQKIANRNDRLYYKIRFQNIGNYAARIVKIIDTLSNNLDWNTFEIESSSHPFSVSLVDGVVTWVNYKIELPDSASNPEGSMGYVSFSILPKQDLAPYTPVYNKAAIQFDYNEYIITNNTKILISEHLSDTDQPFVLAYPNPANENTNILLIGHDKEHIEMERIELTSIHGKIVRSIAVNSTKVNVPLNGLRSGVYIIIVVDRVGNRYQSRLVIN; encoded by the coding sequence ATGAAGAGAATATACTACACACTACTTTTATTACTAAGTTATTTAGTTACTCAAGCTCAGTTTAATTTAACACCAGAATCAGAATTGACGGTTTGTCAATCATCAAGTGTTTTTCAAGTAAAATATATTAATGACGGAGCAGCAAGCTTAACAGGCGTAAACTTAAAAATAAAGTTGCCTCAAGGGATCGCTTATGTAGCAAGTTCAGTAGTAGAACAGACGAGTTTAAATGTTCAAGAGTTTAATGTGACGAGTGATACAGCATTGATCTTTTCTGTAAATGATATTAATGTAGGGGATAGTGTTCAGTTTTCAATAGCTTATACTGCTAATCAAGATGCAATTGCATTTCAGAATTCAGGAGGTATTTTTAGAAATGGGATAGATCTTTTTTGTAATGAGGATACATTATCGACACAAAGTGATAGTTATAACATACTTTATCCTGTTTTGAGTATATTAAGTGTGACACCAAAAAATCAAACGATAGTAAGTGGGACATCTTCTTCTAGAACAATCAATATTATTAATGGGGGAAATGGTAAAACGGATAGGATTTATTTAACAGATGTACAAAATACGGGGAATTTAACAGTCTTGGGGAGCAACATCGGCACCATCAGTGGGGATACAATTATATTGTCTGGTGCCGATTTTAGTTCTATTGGAAATAATGATCACTTTTTAGATCAAAACGAATCGATTTCAATTGTAGAAACGTTTTCCGGAACAAGCTGTTCGGATGTTTTAAATCGAACATCTTTTAATGTTTTGTGGGGATGTGAGGGAGATCAAATTAATAGTTCAACAAGTTATAGTAATATCACAATTGATTTTCAAACACCATCATTAAAGTTAGTGGCTTCCGAAAGTTTAAACTCCTGTTTTGGTAATGGTAATGCTTCAGCGCAACAATTATCTGTAATTAATACCGGTTCTGGACTAGCGTCTAATGTAGCTATTGATATCTATAAGTCGAAAGGTAATGGATATAATGAAAATATTTTTTCTAGAATTGATGAAAACTCATTGACCTATAAAGTAGGTGCCAATGGACAAGTTATCAATGTAACCAACGCTGTGAATACTGTCTGTAATTCAGCAGGCGATTACAGTTGTTTAGGGAATAGTCCTATAGGGAAAGTAGCGTTTACATTACCCGATTTATTACCAGACGATACCATTTATATTAATTGGGATTCTTATTCTTGTTGTTTACAAACATGCAGTAATGATGCGGTTAAAGGATGGGAGTCTGATGTAAGCTATTCGGATGTTTGTGGAAGTCAAAATTATTCTAAGTCATTGGTTGGTCAAAATGACAATTCTCAATACGTTACATTTTTTACAGAAACACCTTTAGAGTTATATGCCAATCAAACAGAAGATGTAACATTTTTATTTTCTAGTTATAAAAACAACCTTCCAGTAGGGCCAGGAGCGAATTACACAGCTACTTTTACTTTACAAGAGGGAATCACTTATGAGGGCATTAACTTAGCTTTAAATGGTGCTTCACTAGCAGCAACTTCGGTCAATTATAATACTAATGATAATATTGTAACAGCTATATTTCCTGCAAATACAGGGTTTAATTTTAATAAAAGTGAAATGACCTTATCAATCTCAGGTGATTGTGGTTCGGCTGGCTGGAAAACGATAGACATGACACTAGATTATGTGCCAGATACTACTTGTTCACCATCTTGTGCAATACCTATGGAATGTAATACTCAAGTTTCAACATACCTGTATTGTCCATTAGGAGCTTGTGCCTCATTAAATGTTTTAGATTTTCAAATTGAACGTACTAATTTTGGTGCGCCAGATAATAATATTGATGGGTTGGCTGATGGCTCTGGGAGCTTAGATTTTTCTAAAGTAAAAGTAAACAGAGCCATGGTAGGGGATACAATAAAAGCAACAGCAACAGCAGTCATAGCAGCGACAGCAGCTACTTGGGATTATGCGAATTATACTTCGTCTGTAGACTATGGAAGCTCGTTATCATTTATTGATGCTACTGTAACTATTTATGATGCAAGCGCTACAACCTCCCATATTGTAAATGGGGTAACAGCTACAACGGCTACCTCTGGGAATCAAAGAGATTTTGATTTTGATTTATCAGTTGCTAACCTTTCTGGATTAAATGCTAGTTTGATCGGTTATCAATATGCAACTGAAGATTCGATAAAAGTAGAAATGAATTATCGTGTGAGTTCTTCGGTTTCAGGATTAATAAAAGAAACGCTTTTTATTAATGAGTTTTATTTAAGTGCAGTAGCTAATCCGACAAGTGGGCAAAAAGAATCATGTATTGCGAAGCATGGATCCATTACATTGATAGGATACAGCTGGAGAAACAATAGTGCTAATAATGCTACGGTGAATTCATGTACTAAAAATATCGTTCAAAATTTTGGCTTATCTATAGGCCCTTTATCAAGTAATTATGGGGGAGGAAATTTATTCCCTTATGAGTGTAGACAATGGGGATTCTTAAAAGAAGCTAAAGTAGTAATTCCAACGCATTACTCAGTAATCTCAAGTAAAATACAACAATATAGAACAAGAAGAACAAACTATACCACCACGCAAACGATAAATGGTATTATGCCAGATGCTATTAATGGAGATACGCTTTATTATGATTTAGAACAATATTATAATTCTGGGCAATTAGTTGTGAGTGATGATGGCTTTCATGGAAAATTGACGGTTGAAATTGCTCCAGCTTGTACATCTCCAAAGAATGTTTATGAAAATATTTATTGGACCTTTAATTATGAAGAAACAGCAGCCATTAATGGTGTAGAGACGGGGTATATTAGTGCTTCAGGGCCTGATAGGATTAGGTATTCTCCACCAGCATTAGAGGTGTCTTCAGAAGCGCCTTGGCAAGATGCGAATACCAGAAGTGTTGAATGGGATTATAAGGTGAAAAATACGTCAAGTGCAGGAGCAGATAATGCATGGGTACATATCAACCCACCTAGTAATATTGTGATTGATTCAATTGTAAATGATAATACCAGTCAAACATTAACGTTACAAAACGATATTTATTTAATTGGGTCAATAAGTGGAGGAGCAACAGCGAACTTAACCATATATGGAACTTATTCGAATTGTGATACTGTTTTGATGACCGTTTATTCAGGGTTTGAATGTACAGGTTACCCAACAGATTTTGCAAGTTTTACTTGTGGATACGAAAGCATGGTACTATATGTAGAACCTAAACAATCGGCTTTTCAAACTCGTTTAACCTCTGAGCTATTAGAAGATCCGTGTAGTAAACAGGTGAACTTAACGGTGGATGTAACGAGTGTAAAGATTGCGCACATGTATGATATGACCATAGAAGTCATTTCATCTGATACGACAAAGATTATTGTTTTAGATGATTCGAGTCAATTCCAATATAATATCTCAAATTCATACAATACGATTGGAGATCCTACTTTTTCGAATGGAATTTATGAATATGCCATCAACGATTATGAAGCATCTTTTCAATCAGATGGAATCCCAGGAATATTAGATGTTTCTAACAATAGATATCGTTTAAGAACAGCCTTAAAATTAGGAGAACAATTTTTACAAGGAGATTATGTACAAATACGAATTAATGGTAAAAATGCTTGTACAGAAAGTGTACCTACAGTGAATTTAGCTTATGATCCAAATTCGAAATTTCAGAAAGATAATACAGCAGGATTGCATTTAGATATAGGAAATAGTTGGAGTGCATCTTGGGGAGATTACGATAATGATGGATACGACGATTTGTTTGTGCCAGTTAATGATATTACTGAACCGAATATACTTTATCATAATAATGGAGATGGAACATTTTCAAAAGTTACAACAGGAGCTATTGTTACCGATTTAGGGACATCAATTTCAGGAACATGGGGAGATTATGATAATGATGGGAATTTGGATTTATTTGTAACCAATAACGTTAACTCCACCAATAAATTATACCATAACAATGGAGATGGAACGTTTACTTCTATTCAAAATAATCCAGTTGTAGATGAAGGGATTTATTCACATTCAGCGGCATGGGCAGACTATAACCAAGATGGAAACTTAGATTTAGTTGTTTCAGACTTCCATTCAACACATTTCAATTATTTATTTAAAGGAGATGGACAAGGAGGGTTTACTCCAGATGCATCAAGTGTTGTCGCTCAATCTGCTACTTCGGCTGTGGGTGTTGCATGGGGAGATATGGATAATGATGGCGATTTAGATTTATTTATAGCGAATACAAATGGAGAAAATAACCAGTTGTTTAAAAATGAAACGGGGGTATTCACTGAAATTCTAACAGGAGCGGTTGTAACAGATGGAGGAAACTCTGTAGGAGGTGCATGGGGAGATTATGATAATGATGGGGATTTAGATTTATATGTAACCAATTCAAGTATAATAGAGCCTAACTTTTTCTATGAGAATAATGGTGATGGAACGTTCTTGAAAATAACGAATAGTATTGTGGTAACAAATATTTCTAATTCCCATGGGGCTTCATGGATTGATTTTGATAACGATGCAGATTTAGATTTAATTGTAGCCAATAATCAAGGGAATAAAAACTATTTATTTGCTAACAATGGAAACAAGACATTTACAAAAATGAACAATGCGATTACTGAAGATGAAAATGATTCTTATGGTACTGCATGGTCTGATTTTGATAATGATGGTGACTACGATTTATTCGTGTCCAATATAGATGAGAATGCCAATGATTTCTTCATTAATGAAAAGGGGTCATGTACCAATCATATCGGTGTAAAATTAGTAGGTTGTAACTCTAACAGATTTGGGATAGGGGCAATGGTTAAAGTGAAGGCTACTATTAATGGTTCTCCAGTATGGCAGACAAAACATGTTTCTACACAAACGTCTGCCATGGGAGGCCAAAACTCGTCTACTCTTTTATTTGGAATATTAGATGCAACTGCTATTGATAGTCTGATTATATTATGGCCATCAGGTGTTGTAACCAATATGTTGGCACCTAGTATCAATCAAATACATACAATCAATGAAGAGTGTGGAGCTAAAATTTCTGGAACAGTTTATCATGATGCCAACAGTAATGGCGTTCAGGATCAAGGAGAGAAAGGAATTCCAAATCATAACTTAATGGTAACACCTGGCAATTTCCAAGTCTTTACTGATGAAAATGGTTATTATCAATTGTATGTAGACAATGGAACTTATACCATTAATCAGTCTGAGCATGCTAATTGGACACAAACAACTCCAGCAAATGAGGAAGGATATGTTGTTGAGGTAAATCAAGAAAATGAGACGCATTATTCAAATAGAGATTTTGGAAACAATGCAGTCTGTACTTCACCAGATTTAACGATGCATTTGGGGACAACAGCTTTTAGAAAAGGATTAACCAATATGTTGAATGTCGTAGTGAATAATGAGGGAGCTTATGATGCAACAGACAACATTACAGTTGCTTTAGTTATGACAGATAATGTCTATATTTTAGATAATAATTGGATTCTGTCTAACGAAAATGGAGGGTATCGAACTTATTCCCTTACTTTCTCCGGGATAGATGCGCTATCGGATACTGTGTTTAATTTAACCGATTCTGTGGATGTCAATGCTGCATTAGAAGAATTGGTTACAATTGATGCCACTGTTAGTTATAGTAATACAGAATGTAGCACAGAGAATAATGCTTATTCGATGACAGATGGAGTAGTAGGGTCATTAGATCCAAACGATAAGATGGTTTTTGTAATGAATAAGGGAATTCAAAAAATAGCCAATAGAAATGACCGTTTATATTATAAAATTAGATTCCAAAACATAGGGAATTATGCAGCAAGAATTGTAAAAATAATAGATACACTTTCGAACAATTTGGATTGGAACACGTTTGAAATTGAAAGTTCATCACATCCGTTCTCAGTATCGTTGGTGGATGGAGTAGTCACTTGGGTAAACTATAAGATAGAACTACCAGATTCAGCAAGTAATCCAGAAGGAAGTATGGGGTATGTCTCATTCTCCATATTACCTAAGCAAGATTTAGCTCCATATACTCCTGTATATAATAAAGCAGCTATTCAGTTTGATTATAATGAATACATCATTACCAACAATACCAAGATTTTGATTAGTGAGCATTTATCAGATACCGACCAACCGTTTGTGTTAGCATATCCAAATCCGGCAAACGAAAATACGAATATACTATTGATAGGACATGATAAAGAACACATTGAAATGGAACGTATTGAATTAACCAGTATCCATGGAAAAATAGTTCGTTCAATTGCTGTTAATAGCACAAAAGTGAATGTCCCATTAAACGGATTAAGGTCAGGAGTTTATATCATCATTGTAGTAGATAGGGTAGGAAATCGTTACCAATCTAGACTGGTCATTAACTAG